The proteins below are encoded in one region of Aeromonas veronii:
- a CDS encoding tape measure protein, whose amino-acid sequence MSTSSTLKLALELAAKVTGREDLAALAGQVQELGPLSDETAAETARLATTLENLSQQQELINQFEASGRALSQLEQATVLSRDRLTELRREQQGAAGSARQLTDQERLLASEVKQLERQLIAQSASHSRLHAGLTQAGVDTRNLAQEQTRLQRELRESAVQTERLGRSLAQSGQQSNGFQDAIGSLTGRLVALAGTWFGIQTLTTQLMAMFQTGDQAERLSVQLKAVMGSIEGGKQASAWIQDFAKNTPLQLDEVTQVFVRLKAFGIDPMDGAMQGIVDQAYKLGGGFEEVQGISLALGQAWAKQKLQGEEILQLIERGVPVWQLLEQVTGKNTAELQKLSEAGKLGRDTIQGLMNEIAAQSGGAAANNMGLLSGLISNAQDNLAKFYHMVSESGALDWLKNQLAQLNAEFDLMAKDGRLQAWAKRVSDGIVSLGETLKSFIQTAAQWRAELVIMAQAWFGLKVANWIADLRGLYGQFIALPAATATAAGGMTTAGTAAAAASIGVRALGLAIRGLLAAVTVEAVSQIIRMSAALKEWMQAELALRDSQALRSQTQAQLNGQLAALSAELGIAITSVEDLDRAVRDGKVHYDEATGSWRQGAAAVQELGTEVKQTRDYLDEINAVAKKTAAEGPAALAKAFDELGLDFERANGRIGAGFQKTLGALDVLVQHTGASSAAIEEALASAYNSAKTKAEIDAVIERQKQLAAQGKITGEALARSISIAAAAMDKVKGGSGEAKQAVAAIGDGFDEAAAKARSATDAMRSGLQGVKDQADQTGSAVASAGGSGAGGRGSTRTETVGGFFYKSVDINGLRGNADALANTLAGVEEELARYSQKVKDIPAYSEWSKYYGEKFQKEMEAMRAQLKAELSKAQAKEAEKAQAASPSVSGPSSPTTSLGHQTPGQPERIIIELRASNGARAEVQADEANAQAFIRLLKQQGLRS is encoded by the coding sequence ATGTCCACCTCTTCCACCTTAAAACTAGCCCTGGAGCTGGCGGCCAAGGTCACCGGCCGTGAGGATCTGGCCGCGCTGGCGGGGCAGGTGCAGGAGCTGGGGCCCCTTTCTGACGAGACCGCTGCTGAAACGGCACGCCTTGCCACTACCTTGGAAAACCTGAGCCAGCAGCAGGAGCTGATCAATCAGTTCGAGGCCAGCGGCCGCGCCCTGAGCCAGCTGGAGCAGGCCACTGTCCTCTCCCGTGACCGCCTGACCGAACTGCGCCGCGAGCAGCAGGGGGCCGCAGGTAGCGCCCGTCAGTTGACCGACCAGGAGCGGCTACTGGCCTCCGAGGTCAAGCAGCTGGAGCGCCAGCTGATCGCACAGTCTGCCAGTCATAGCCGTCTGCACGCCGGTCTCACCCAAGCCGGGGTGGACACCCGCAACCTTGCTCAGGAGCAGACCCGACTGCAGCGAGAGCTTCGCGAGAGCGCGGTCCAGACCGAGCGGCTGGGTCGCTCTTTGGCTCAGAGTGGCCAGCAATCCAACGGCTTCCAGGATGCCATCGGCAGCCTGACCGGTCGCTTGGTGGCGCTGGCCGGTACCTGGTTCGGTATCCAGACCCTGACGACCCAGCTGATGGCCATGTTCCAGACCGGCGATCAAGCCGAGCGGCTCAGCGTGCAACTCAAGGCGGTGATGGGCTCCATCGAAGGGGGCAAGCAGGCCTCAGCATGGATCCAGGACTTCGCCAAGAACACCCCGCTGCAGCTCGACGAGGTTACCCAGGTCTTCGTGCGCCTCAAGGCCTTTGGCATCGACCCCATGGACGGCGCCATGCAGGGCATCGTCGATCAGGCCTACAAGCTGGGCGGCGGCTTCGAGGAGGTGCAGGGCATCTCCCTGGCGCTCGGTCAGGCCTGGGCCAAGCAGAAGCTGCAGGGGGAGGAGATCCTGCAGTTGATCGAGCGTGGGGTGCCGGTCTGGCAACTGCTGGAACAAGTTACCGGCAAGAACACCGCCGAGCTGCAGAAGCTCTCGGAAGCCGGCAAGCTCGGCCGCGACACCATCCAGGGGCTGATGAACGAGATCGCGGCCCAATCGGGAGGCGCGGCCGCCAACAACATGGGCCTGCTGTCCGGGCTGATTTCCAACGCCCAGGACAACCTGGCCAAGTTCTACCACATGGTGAGCGAATCGGGCGCTCTGGACTGGCTCAAGAATCAGCTGGCCCAGCTCAACGCTGAGTTCGACCTGATGGCCAAGGATGGCCGCCTGCAGGCGTGGGCCAAGCGCGTCTCAGACGGCATAGTCTCGCTCGGTGAAACCCTCAAGTCCTTTATCCAGACCGCCGCCCAGTGGCGCGCCGAGCTGGTCATCATGGCCCAGGCCTGGTTTGGCCTGAAGGTCGCCAACTGGATAGCCGATCTGCGCGGCCTCTATGGCCAGTTCATCGCCCTGCCGGCCGCGACCGCCACGGCGGCGGGGGGCATGACCACGGCAGGCACGGCCGCCGCTGCTGCCTCTATCGGGGTGCGGGCGTTGGGGCTGGCCATCAGGGGGCTGCTGGCCGCCGTGACGGTGGAGGCGGTGAGCCAGATCATCCGCATGAGCGCGGCCCTCAAAGAGTGGATGCAGGCCGAACTGGCCCTGCGGGACTCCCAAGCCCTGCGCTCACAGACCCAGGCCCAGCTCAATGGCCAACTGGCGGCGCTGTCGGCCGAGCTCGGGATCGCCATCACCAGCGTGGAAGACCTGGATCGAGCCGTTCGTGATGGCAAGGTGCATTACGACGAGGCCACCGGCAGCTGGCGCCAAGGGGCGGCAGCCGTCCAGGAGCTCGGTACCGAGGTCAAGCAGACCCGTGACTATCTGGACGAGATCAACGCCGTGGCCAAGAAGACGGCGGCCGAGGGGCCCGCCGCGCTCGCCAAGGCATTCGATGAGCTGGGGCTGGACTTCGAGCGGGCCAATGGCCGCATCGGGGCCGGCTTTCAGAAGACCCTCGGCGCCCTGGATGTGCTGGTGCAGCACACCGGTGCCAGCAGCGCCGCCATCGAGGAGGCGCTGGCCAGCGCCTACAACAGCGCCAAGACCAAGGCCGAGATCGACGCGGTGATCGAGCGCCAGAAGCAGTTGGCCGCCCAGGGCAAGATCACCGGTGAGGCGCTGGCCCGCTCCATATCCATTGCCGCCGCGGCCATGGACAAGGTGAAGGGGGGGAGTGGGGAGGCCAAGCAAGCCGTGGCCGCCATCGGCGATGGCTTCGATGAGGCGGCCGCCAAGGCCAGGAGCGCGACCGATGCCATGCGCTCCGGTCTGCAGGGTGTCAAAGACCAGGCCGACCAGACCGGATCAGCTGTGGCCTCTGCCGGAGGCAGTGGTGCGGGTGGGCGTGGCAGCACCCGCACCGAGACGGTGGGCGGTTTCTTCTACAAGAGCGTGGATATCAACGGGCTGCGCGGCAATGCCGATGCGCTGGCCAACACCTTGGCAGGGGTGGAAGAGGAACTGGCCCGTTACAGCCAGAAGGTCAAAGACATTCCCGCCTACAGCGAGTGGAGCAAGTATTACGGCGAGAAGTTCCAGAAAGAGATGGAAGCCATGCGCGCCCAGCTCAAGGCGGAGCTCAGCAAGGCCCAGGCCAAGGAGGCCGAGAAGGCACAAGCCGCCAGCCCATCGGTGTCAGGGCCGAGTTCGCCTACCACGTCACTAGGCCATCAAACCCCGGGTCAACCCGAGCGGATCATCATCGAGCTGCGCGCATCGAACGGTGCCCGGGCCGAGGTGCAGGCCGACGAGGCCAACGCGCAGGCCTTTATCCGCCTTCTTAAACAGCAGGGATTGCGCTCATGA
- a CDS encoding phage tail terminator protein has protein sequence MSEPELDYLAAGEALKGLLLPLKGQGVKEVFVATDLEAVANLGQHHPAIHIIYQGERPQEGNQSGRVSYFEQLWLVLLVHRATPNQPSAGVWMGRILQAVAGRPYENSVFSRGASPARPSYKGGVAYLPLAFTVTVKFKGER, from the coding sequence ATGAGTGAGCCTGAACTCGACTACCTGGCTGCAGGGGAAGCCCTCAAGGGGTTGCTGCTGCCGCTCAAGGGGCAGGGAGTCAAGGAGGTGTTTGTGGCTACCGACCTGGAGGCGGTGGCCAACCTGGGCCAGCACCACCCGGCCATCCACATCATCTACCAGGGGGAGCGCCCGCAGGAGGGCAATCAGTCTGGGCGGGTGAGCTACTTCGAGCAGCTCTGGCTGGTGCTGCTGGTGCATCGCGCCACCCCAAACCAGCCGAGTGCCGGGGTGTGGATGGGACGCATCCTGCAGGCCGTGGCAGGTCGGCCCTATGAGAACAGCGTGTTCAGCCGTGGGGCCAGCCCGGCCCGGCCGAGCTACAAGGGCGGGGTGGCCTATCTGCCGCTCGCCTTTACCGTGACCGTGAAATTCAAAGGAGAGCGATGA
- a CDS encoding gp436 family protein produces the protein MSYASVSDMVTRFGEAELLRLAMTPAGELDSAAIALALSDASALIDGYLAGRYPLPLAHVPSALVPICADIARHRLYGEQAPEQIAKRNEAALAFLKSVGKGELALGLAADGEQLESQNLAQLQSDGRVFGRGSGGFL, from the coding sequence ATGAGTTACGCCAGCGTCAGCGACATGGTGACCCGCTTTGGTGAGGCGGAGCTGCTGCGCCTCGCCATGACCCCGGCCGGCGAGCTGGACAGTGCGGCCATTGCGCTCGCCCTGAGTGACGCCAGCGCGCTGATCGACGGCTACCTGGCGGGGCGCTACCCGTTGCCGCTGGCCCATGTCCCAAGCGCCCTGGTGCCCATCTGCGCCGATATCGCCCGCCACCGCCTCTATGGCGAGCAGGCGCCGGAGCAGATCGCCAAACGCAACGAGGCGGCCCTGGCCTTCCTCAAATCGGTGGGCAAGGGGGAGCTGGCGCTGGGGCTGGCGGCCGACGGTGAGCAGTTGGAGAGCCAGAACCTGGCCCAGCTGCAGTCCGATGGCCGGGTGTTTGGGCGGGGCAGTGGGGGCTTCCTATGA
- a CDS encoding HI1506-related protein produces the protein MLVISKLHQGYHRAGQAIAPGESELVVSDEQCSALEGDPRLSVFRLAVEVEEPAPVADTKPAPDAPPAAGDLDDAALGELSQAPESLVPEAVEPAVKPDSGKGKGK, from the coding sequence GTGCTCGTTATATCGAAACTTCATCAGGGCTATCACCGGGCGGGCCAGGCGATTGCACCTGGCGAGTCTGAGCTGGTTGTCTCGGATGAGCAGTGCTCGGCTTTGGAAGGCGATCCGCGTCTGTCGGTCTTCCGCTTGGCCGTGGAGGTGGAGGAGCCTGCGCCTGTGGCGGATACCAAGCCCGCGCCGGATGCACCGCCGGCGGCGGGGGATCTGGACGATGCAGCATTGGGCGAGCTGAGTCAGGCCCCCGAAAGCCTGGTCCCTGAGGCGGTAGAGCCCGCCGTCAAACCCGATAGCGGCAAGGGTAAGGGCAAATGA
- a CDS encoding Mu-like prophage major head subunit gpT family protein, producing the protein MAIVTPALLQALFTGFKKNFEDAKGEAPTQYTKIATVIKSTTKSNTYGWLGKFPTLRKWIGDRVIESMKAHSYQIVNEDFEATVGVDRNDIEDDELGIYAPLFAEMGRSAGVHPDELCFGLLGAGFSSPCYDGQYFFDTDHPVYPKADGTGTAVVAANLVVDGAYVGEPWFLLDTSRALKPIIFQDRKSPQLIAMTKADDEAVFTSKQFRYGVDCRDAAGFGFWQLAFANKRALTPDNLWDAITRMREFKADGGRQLGIKPTLLVVPPSLEKLATQMLERELSESSSNELKGKLELVVADYL; encoded by the coding sequence ATGGCCATTGTTACACCCGCGCTGCTGCAGGCCCTCTTCACCGGCTTCAAGAAGAACTTTGAAGACGCGAAAGGGGAGGCGCCGACTCAGTACACCAAGATCGCCACCGTGATCAAATCGACCACCAAGTCCAACACCTATGGCTGGCTCGGCAAGTTCCCGACCCTGCGCAAGTGGATCGGAGACCGGGTGATCGAGTCGATGAAGGCGCACAGCTACCAGATCGTCAACGAAGACTTCGAGGCCACGGTGGGGGTGGATCGCAACGATATCGAGGACGACGAGCTGGGCATCTACGCACCTCTGTTCGCCGAGATGGGACGCTCGGCCGGGGTGCATCCCGACGAGCTCTGTTTCGGTCTGCTCGGCGCCGGCTTCAGCAGCCCCTGCTATGACGGCCAGTACTTCTTCGACACCGACCACCCGGTCTACCCCAAGGCCGATGGCACCGGCACCGCCGTGGTGGCCGCCAACCTGGTGGTGGATGGCGCCTATGTCGGCGAGCCCTGGTTCTTGCTCGACACCAGTCGCGCCCTCAAGCCGATCATCTTCCAGGATCGCAAGTCGCCACAGCTCATCGCCATGACCAAAGCCGATGACGAGGCGGTGTTCACCTCCAAGCAGTTCCGCTACGGGGTGGATTGCCGGGATGCCGCCGGCTTCGGCTTCTGGCAACTGGCGTTCGCCAACAAGCGCGCCCTGACCCCCGACAACCTGTGGGATGCGATTACCAGGATGCGCGAATTCAAGGCGGATGGTGGCCGTCAGCTTGGCATTAAGCCGACCCTGTTGGTGGTGCCGCCCTCCTTGGAGAAGCTGGCCACCCAGATGCTGGAGCGCGAGCTCTCCGAGAGCTCCAGCAACGAGCTCAAGGGCAAGCTGGAACTGGTGGTGGCGGATTACCTGTAA
- a CDS encoding phage protease, with protein sequence MPQFAIAQAILTARPTVLGLAVLDAALNPGADGWHQLLPMGPFKARDGRPFDVPGGHWQLDKAIATTLLNRVREQGQDILIDYDHQTLKTDQNGQPAPAAGWYNADEIEWREGQGLFIKPRWTDRAAALVAAGEYRFLSAVFPYDAQGRPLELRMTAITNDPGVVGMQALAALSAHPVQPGQPATPAHVAQKENSMNELLKKLLAKLGIELTGDPTDEQLQKALTELDSLQASAKKAPELEAALSAEKASLAALKAQPGGQIDLAQYVPVATYNALVTQVAALTAQVDTTDAATLIKEARTQGKVVAAEEEYLTAYASQKGVAALKALLAPRPAIAALAASQTAAVTLPEKKGDAVLSAEDKYAADQLGISHEDFAKAKA encoded by the coding sequence ATGCCCCAATTTGCCATTGCCCAGGCCATTCTGACCGCCCGCCCCACCGTCCTGGGATTGGCAGTGCTCGATGCTGCGCTGAATCCCGGCGCCGATGGTTGGCACCAACTGCTGCCGATGGGCCCCTTCAAGGCCAGGGATGGTCGCCCCTTCGATGTGCCCGGCGGCCATTGGCAGCTCGACAAGGCCATCGCCACCACCCTGCTTAACCGGGTGCGGGAGCAGGGGCAAGACATCCTCATCGACTACGACCATCAGACCCTCAAGACCGACCAGAACGGCCAGCCCGCCCCGGCGGCCGGCTGGTACAACGCCGACGAGATCGAGTGGCGAGAGGGGCAGGGCCTCTTTATCAAACCGCGCTGGACCGATCGCGCCGCCGCCCTGGTGGCGGCCGGTGAATACCGCTTCCTCTCAGCCGTCTTCCCCTATGACGCCCAGGGCCGCCCTCTGGAGCTGCGCATGACCGCCATCACCAACGATCCCGGGGTGGTGGGCATGCAGGCGCTGGCGGCCTTGAGTGCCCACCCTGTTCAACCCGGCCAGCCGGCCACCCCCGCCCATGTGGCACAGAAGGAGAACTCCATGAATGAACTGCTGAAAAAGCTGCTGGCCAAGCTCGGCATCGAGCTGACCGGCGACCCGACCGACGAGCAACTGCAGAAGGCGCTCACCGAGCTCGACAGCCTGCAGGCCAGTGCCAAGAAGGCGCCGGAGCTGGAGGCCGCGCTCTCGGCTGAAAAGGCCTCGTTGGCTGCTCTCAAGGCGCAGCCGGGTGGTCAGATTGACCTGGCTCAGTACGTGCCGGTGGCGACCTATAACGCCCTGGTCACCCAGGTGGCAGCCCTGACTGCCCAGGTCGACACCACCGACGCCGCGACCCTCATCAAGGAGGCTCGCACCCAGGGCAAGGTGGTGGCGGCCGAGGAGGAGTACCTGACCGCCTATGCCTCCCAGAAGGGGGTGGCAGCCCTCAAGGCGCTGCTGGCCCCGCGTCCGGCCATAGCGGCGCTCGCCGCCAGCCAGACCGCCGCCGTCACCCTGCCGGAGAAGAAGGGCGATGCGGTGCTCTCGGCCGAGGACAAGTACGCCGCCGACCAGCTCGGCATCAGCCACGAGGACTTTGCCAAGGCGAAAGCCTAG
- a CDS encoding phage virion morphogenesis protein produces MAGSFIAISHHGVVDAYQLLDQLYRRSGDLSEPLADIGEGLALSHRDRWDAQETPEGEAWTPLSDNYRARKPRHADEVLRLNDDLRDTLNYQADPQTLYFGTPLEYGAAHQFGRPEINLPERPYLGLSEADQQSVLETLEGYLTAGAP; encoded by the coding sequence ATGGCGGGCAGCTTTATCGCCATCAGCCACCATGGGGTGGTCGATGCCTATCAACTGCTCGACCAGCTCTATCGGCGCTCAGGTGATCTCAGCGAACCGCTGGCGGATATCGGCGAGGGGTTGGCGCTCTCCCACCGGGATCGCTGGGATGCTCAGGAGACCCCGGAAGGGGAGGCCTGGACCCCGCTCTCGGATAACTACCGCGCCCGCAAACCGCGCCATGCCGACGAGGTGCTGCGCCTCAACGACGATCTGCGCGATACCCTCAACTACCAAGCCGACCCCCAGACTCTCTACTTCGGTACCCCGCTTGAATATGGCGCGGCCCACCAGTTTGGCCGCCCCGAGATCAACCTGCCCGAGCGCCCCTATCTGGGGCTGTCGGAAGCAGACCAGCAGAGCGTGCTGGAGACCCTGGAAGGCTATCTGACGGCGGGCGCGCCCTAA
- a CDS encoding phage head morphogenesis protein translates to MPVRYGSLPFAEAIAFFRQKLDMPSERWADVWRDAHNRAFMVAGATKTDLLADLRGAVDKAISEGQSLGSFQKAFQDIVARHGWAHTGPASWRSQVIFETNLRQSYNAGREEQIERIKHKRPYALYRHGNSEHPRELHLKWNNLVLPVDHPWWGTHSPSNGYGCKCKKFLLSEADLKGRGLTVGQAPDDGDYEWVDKATGEIHRIPRGIDPGFDYLPQTPASLTEVMAKRESAKPALAERLPERMVESAYSSAKGVTAQGLSDLLAQLPAPQREPLAAFLKAHPVKTLFIKQTEMGKGAAGLKVAPAIAEYLGKDAYLVRTLYHSRRANMTNGFTAKSWDHLVIKVKAGDTFKTVDMQAVRAAAAEVVADARHNSGPRQWLPRGTSGETLRRHWSVSANVGGKQGESAQRLSTWLHELGHQVHFWAGEPDLTGVGLLTEYAGKTRMEAAAEAFAAWVLAGEEMALHFPELAKRVKDMIERATAVATKGDKP, encoded by the coding sequence ATGCCCGTTCGTTATGGCTCGCTCCCCTTTGCCGAGGCGATCGCCTTCTTTCGCCAGAAGCTCGATATGCCGAGCGAGCGTTGGGCCGATGTGTGGCGGGACGCCCATAACCGCGCCTTTATGGTGGCGGGGGCGACCAAGACGGACTTGCTGGCCGATCTGCGCGGGGCGGTGGACAAGGCGATAAGCGAAGGGCAGTCGCTCGGGTCCTTTCAGAAGGCGTTCCAGGACATCGTAGCCCGCCACGGCTGGGCGCATACCGGCCCGGCGTCGTGGCGCTCCCAGGTGATCTTCGAGACCAACCTGCGCCAGAGCTACAACGCTGGCCGCGAGGAGCAAATAGAGCGTATCAAGCACAAGCGCCCTTATGCCCTCTATCGCCACGGGAACTCGGAGCACCCCAGGGAACTGCACCTCAAATGGAACAACCTGGTGCTGCCGGTGGACCATCCCTGGTGGGGTACCCACAGCCCCAGCAACGGCTATGGCTGCAAGTGCAAGAAGTTCCTGCTCTCCGAGGCGGACCTCAAGGGGCGCGGCCTGACGGTGGGCCAGGCGCCAGACGATGGTGACTATGAGTGGGTGGACAAGGCGACCGGGGAGATACACCGGATCCCCCGTGGCATCGACCCAGGATTTGACTACCTGCCGCAGACGCCGGCCTCCCTGACCGAGGTCATGGCCAAGCGGGAGTCCGCCAAACCCGCGCTGGCCGAGCGTCTGCCCGAGCGCATGGTGGAGAGCGCCTATTCCAGCGCCAAAGGGGTGACGGCCCAGGGACTCAGCGATCTGCTGGCCCAACTGCCGGCTCCACAGCGAGAACCGCTGGCAGCCTTCCTCAAGGCACACCCGGTTAAGACGCTGTTTATCAAGCAGACCGAGATGGGGAAGGGGGCAGCCGGGCTCAAGGTGGCGCCGGCCATCGCGGAATATCTTGGTAAAGATGCTTACCTGGTACGTACCCTGTATCACTCACGCCGGGCCAATATGACCAATGGCTTCACCGCCAAGAGTTGGGATCACCTGGTTATCAAGGTCAAGGCGGGTGATACGTTCAAAACGGTGGATATGCAGGCGGTACGGGCAGCGGCGGCCGAGGTGGTGGCCGATGCCAGGCACAACAGCGGTCCGCGCCAATGGCTGCCGCGAGGCACCAGCGGCGAGACCCTGCGACGTCACTGGAGCGTATCGGCCAACGTCGGCGGCAAGCAGGGGGAATCTGCGCAGCGGCTCTCTACCTGGTTGCACGAGCTGGGCCATCAGGTTCACTTCTGGGCCGGTGAACCGGATCTGACTGGAGTCGGTCTGCTGACGGAGTACGCAGGCAAGACCAGAATGGAGGCCGCCGCCGAGGCCTTTGCTGCCTGGGTGCTAGCAGGTGAAGAAATGGCACTACACTTTCCCGAATTGGCAAAACGAGTGAAAGACATGATAGAACGGGCCACAGCAGTGGCTACCAAAGGAGATAAGCCATGA
- a CDS encoding DUF935 domain-containing protein translates to MAELIDIHGNSLRLQKEPQTENDAKLAQLRRHYSEHPTVGLTPGKAAAALKEAEEGSLIAQCELAEDMEEKDAHLQSELGKRRRALLGVSWTIEPPRNASAAEKRDSDMIRELLEDFTWLDDAIFDATDAVLKGFSAQEFSGWELVEGLQLPKGIIWRDPAWFQTHPDDWNQLRLRDGSKEGAGLNPFGWLVHKAKSKSGYLARTGLIRTLIWPFLFKNYSVRDLAEFLEIYGLPVRLGKYPEGATEKEKATLLQAVLSIGHNAGGIIPRGMEIEFQNAASGQADPFVVMMDWCERSISKAVLGGTLTSQADGKSSTNALGNVHNEVRQEVRDADLRQLAATLTRDLVYPLFALNGKSFQGPRRAPRLEFDVTEPEDMRDLAYPLRALVGMGMQIPAQWVRDKLQIPVPKDGEEVLVIVDKQVGSGEAALKAQGLAVLAAKHPTQGDNNDAQLARLQAEVAPLLAGMTDAVQALVMQATTLEEIRDGLLALEPNLSHDELGTLLAQAIAASELLGMLEMEEGN, encoded by the coding sequence ATGGCTGAACTGATTGATATTCATGGCAACTCGCTGCGCCTGCAGAAGGAGCCGCAGACGGAGAACGACGCCAAGCTGGCCCAGTTGCGTCGCCACTACAGTGAGCACCCGACGGTGGGGCTCACCCCAGGCAAGGCGGCCGCCGCGCTCAAAGAGGCGGAGGAGGGGAGCCTCATCGCCCAGTGCGAACTGGCCGAGGACATGGAGGAGAAGGATGCCCACCTGCAGAGCGAGCTCGGCAAGCGCAGGCGCGCCCTGCTCGGGGTGAGCTGGACCATAGAGCCGCCGCGCAACGCCAGCGCGGCCGAGAAGCGCGACAGCGACATGATCCGCGAGCTGCTGGAGGACTTCACCTGGCTGGACGATGCCATTTTTGACGCCACCGATGCGGTGCTCAAGGGGTTCAGTGCCCAGGAGTTCAGCGGCTGGGAATTGGTGGAGGGGCTGCAGCTCCCCAAGGGCATCATCTGGCGCGATCCCGCCTGGTTCCAGACCCACCCGGATGACTGGAACCAGCTGCGACTGCGAGACGGCAGCAAGGAGGGGGCAGGCCTCAATCCGTTCGGCTGGTTGGTTCACAAAGCCAAATCCAAATCGGGGTATCTCGCCCGCACCGGTCTTATCCGCACCCTGATCTGGCCCTTCCTGTTCAAGAACTACAGCGTTCGGGACTTGGCCGAGTTTCTGGAGATCTACGGTCTGCCGGTGCGCCTCGGCAAATACCCGGAAGGAGCCACCGAGAAGGAGAAGGCGACTCTGCTGCAGGCGGTGCTCTCCATCGGCCACAACGCCGGCGGCATCATCCCCAGGGGGATGGAGATCGAGTTCCAGAACGCCGCCAGCGGCCAGGCCGACCCCTTCGTGGTGATGATGGACTGGTGCGAGCGCTCCATCAGCAAGGCCGTCCTAGGCGGTACCCTTACCAGCCAGGCCGACGGCAAGAGCTCGACCAATGCGCTCGGCAATGTCCATAACGAGGTGCGCCAGGAGGTGCGGGACGCAGATCTCCGCCAACTGGCCGCGACCCTGACCCGGGATCTGGTCTATCCGCTGTTTGCCTTGAACGGCAAGAGCTTCCAGGGCCCGCGCCGGGCTCCCCGGCTGGAGTTCGACGTGACCGAGCCGGAGGACATGCGCGATCTGGCCTATCCGCTGCGCGCCCTGGTGGGGATGGGAATGCAGATCCCGGCGCAGTGGGTGCGGGACAAGCTGCAGATCCCGGTCCCCAAGGATGGCGAGGAGGTGCTGGTCATCGTCGACAAGCAGGTGGGGTCAGGAGAGGCAGCGCTCAAGGCGCAGGGCTTGGCGGTGCTGGCAGCAAAGCACCCCACCCAGGGCGATAACAACGACGCCCAGCTGGCCCGGCTGCAGGCCGAGGTGGCCCCCTTGCTGGCGGGCATGACCGACGCCGTTCAGGCACTGGTCATGCAGGCCACTACCCTGGAGGAGATCCGGGATGGCTTGCTGGCACTGGAGCCCAACCTCAGTCATGACGAACTGGGTACCTTGCTGGCCCAGGCCATCGCCGCCAGTGAACTGCTCGGGATGCTGGAGATGGAGGAGGGTAACTGA
- a CDS encoding DUF3486 family protein, producing MAEKPTRGRASKVWLLPESIRNALNELLRDKANSQAAILDEINGLIEEAGLPDDLKLSRSGLSRHASQVEQVGQHLRDLRETTAALTSQLGNKPMGETTKLILELGRSQLFKAMLAQVQNPEEAVDIDMLKNAMLAAQRLESTAMQSHKREKEIRQAFAEEVAAKTEVIVTQAGLSGEAAAAIRREILGIA from the coding sequence ATGGCCGAGAAACCGACCCGGGGTCGTGCCAGCAAGGTGTGGCTGCTGCCCGAGTCTATCCGCAACGCCCTCAACGAGCTGCTGCGCGACAAAGCCAACAGCCAGGCCGCCATCCTGGATGAGATCAACGGCCTCATCGAGGAGGCGGGGCTGCCGGACGATCTCAAGCTCTCCCGCTCGGGTCTCAGTCGTCACGCCAGTCAGGTGGAGCAGGTGGGTCAGCACCTGCGCGACCTGCGGGAGACCACGGCGGCGCTCACCTCCCAGCTCGGTAACAAGCCGATGGGGGAGACCACCAAGCTCATCCTGGAACTCGGCCGCTCCCAGTTGTTCAAGGCGATGCTGGCCCAGGTGCAGAACCCGGAGGAGGCGGTGGATATCGACATGCTGAAAAACGCCATGCTGGCGGCACAGCGCCTCGAATCCACCGCCATGCAGAGCCACAAGCGGGAGAAGGAGATCCGTCAGGCGTTCGCCGAGGAGGTGGCCGCCAAGACCGAGGTCATCGTCACCCAGGCCGGGCTGAGTGGTGAAGCCGCGGCGGCCATTCGTCGTGAAATCCTGGGGATCGCCTGA
- a CDS encoding VpaChn25_0724 family phage protein, with translation MSIQGILDAQQRLVILRSLLDIGGAANESILNDCLDQLGTGRVTRDRVKTLLAWLEEQGLVRIERLAQVQVAHLTGRGQDAAEGRASVPGVKKPRAED, from the coding sequence ATGAGCATTCAAGGAATATTGGACGCCCAGCAACGCCTGGTGATCTTGCGCTCCCTGCTCGATATCGGCGGTGCGGCCAACGAGTCGATCCTCAACGATTGCCTGGACCAGCTGGGCACCGGCCGGGTGACCCGGGATCGGGTCAAGACCCTGCTGGCCTGGTTGGAAGAGCAGGGGCTGGTGCGTATCGAGCGCCTCGCCCAGGTGCAGGTGGCTCACCTCACCGGCCGGGGTCAGGACGCGGCCGAGGGGCGCGCCTCGGTGCCTGGCGTCAAGAAGCCCAGGGCGGAGGATTGA